One [Limnothrix rosea] IAM M-220 genomic window, AAGATGAAACGATATCAAGCTGGCTTAGACAATAATTTTTTGCTGAAGATCCTTGCTGATTCGGGCATATTTTGACCTCTTTTTTTGATACGATTACCCTGTTATGCATGTTAATTTATTTTATCATGAGATACATTTATTTTCGGTGGTTGATAATTAAATTTTTCGATGATTAACTTTTCCCTTTGAGTAATCAAATTTATGCTGTTTTGATCATAGTAATATAGGTAATCTTTTTTGCGGGGAGAGGTATTTGTACGACCAAATGATTTTAATTTTTCTACGAGTGAAAGTTCATCAGTAAAAAGGCCACAATTTTGTAATGCTATAGCTAAATCAGCCTCCAATGACTCATTTTTAATAAAATAGTCAATATAACAGTTATCTTTTGCAAATTGGCAGATTTCAGAGAAGTCTTTGAGATTCCGAAAATCACTACGACAAAATAATCGAAGATATCGGTAAGTTAATAGACCAATACTTTGATTTGCTGGATATTGATCATAATCTTCCCCAAAGTCTCCCCAAAATTCCTCATCATTAATAACGCGTAACCACTCTTGAAAATTTTCTGGTGTTTGCTCTGCATAACACCTTTGCCATCGTTCATGGTCTTTAAATAAATCTTTTACATAGGATTTTGATGCGGCCAGTGGGTTTATTTTCCAACCTCTGCCAGTAAATCGTCTGGGAGTTTTATTGCCAACAACAGTAGCTAAATACATCGAGCCAGCTTGCCCACATCCGTATGACCATAGGGAAACATACCAATCCCAAGGATTTCTGACAGAGCCAAGAAAATAGTAATCACCTTCTAAAATATTTTCTGGAGGCCTATTATGTTTACCTTTTTGAATGCCTTCAAGTAAAGCTCCTAATATTTTGCCAATATGACTACATCCTGTTTTATGTAATTCGGTAAAAACCAATTTTTTAGATATAAACATTTTTAATATTATCTGCTACGGTTTATGATGCTATTTTTTGATTTTGAAAGATATGATAATTGACTTTGAAGACGATGCTTTCTTTAATATTGTAATGTATTACAGCGTTCCTTATTTAGGTAGGTGACAATGAAAAATTGCGTTGAATAAGAATAAATACAAGCTTATTCCGTTGACTTCCGTCAAAAAAAAATTTTAATGGTTATAGAACAAAAAAGTCATGGTATGTAAAGAGGTTAGCTCATGGCTCCTGAGGATCAACTCGTAATCATCTATTACGGCGATCGCCCTCCAGTGTATTGCCATCAACCCGATAAAGTGTTGCCATCTGAAAAATGTGATCATGGTGAGGCTCCGTATCAAAAACCGTTCGAACCTTCAATATCCCCGAAAGATACCTTGATTCTGCTGTAGTCAAGCAATAAACACTGACATGATTTGGCTGTATAGCCAAGGCTAGCAAGATTATTACAAAAACCTTAGGGTTCAACAGTCGGGTCTTTTCCAAAGGTTTCCTTGACTTTGGGAGACTTGCACAACTCCCCAACTCCCCAACTTTATCGTCCTAAATTTATTGGCTTTGATTATAGTTTCCTTGCTTGCTTATTTTTTTGTCACTTCACTGTCTGGATCGTGGACAATAAATTGAATTTTGTTTTTCTACCAAGCGAGCTGCATAACCCATGGATATTCTTGAAATCTTGCAACAGGACTATCAGCGATTTCCTAAGCATCAAAGCTTTGAGATTTATGCGAGGAACGTCTTTTTTAAAGATCCGCTCAATGAATTTCGAGGGGTTCACCGTTACAAAAAAATGATTGGGTTTCTCGGTCGTTGGTTTCGAAATGTTGACCTAGATCTCCATCAGATTCATCGTAATGGCACGACGATTCGTACTGATTGGACATTGAAAATGACTTGTCCTTTACCGTGGCAACCCCGTTTAAGTATTTCTGGATATAGCCTTCTCGAAGTCAATGAGCGGGATTTGATTATTTCTCATATTGACTATTGGTATGATGCACCGCTAAAAGTTTTGGGACAGGTTTTTCGGTTCCGCTAGGGAGGGCGCTTCGGAAAATGTCCCTAACCTGAGTTTTGCTTAAGAATGCTTGGCAATAGGACGCGGCGAATAAGAGAGCGAGAGATCGGGAGATGTTTTATCTAAACAATCCTAGGGGTCAAAAAACGCAGATTTTCGTTGGTTCTCCGTGTCTCTACCTCTCCGTGTCTTCCTTTCTTTAAAGAAATATCAGCTAAATTCTTATTCATAACTAACGTTCCCTAGGAATTGGCGACCATGGCTGCGAGAAATTTTGTGAGATAGGTGGCTAAGGTTACACCGTCTACTCCTGCGAGGGTTTGCTCTTTTGCGGCAAGAATGCCTGCTTGGGCGTGCCACCATGCTGCTGTTGCGGTAATTTCAAGGGGTGTATCGGGCATCTGGGCAAGCAGACCGCCGATTAAGCCGAGTAGAACATCGCCACTACCGCCACGGGCAAGGGCTGGTGTACTTTCTGTAACGCAATAGGTTTGGCCGTTGGGACGGGAAATAATGGTATTTGCGCCTTTGAGTAAGGTGATCGCTTGGCTAAGTTTGGCGGCTTTTTGGGTCATGTTTAGACGATCGCCGCCGATGGGAATCTGGTCAGCGAAGAGGCGACGAAATTCACCGAGGTGGGGGGTGAGAATGGTGGGGGCGTGGCGATGTTGGATCAGTTCTAAGTCATCTTCTGCAAGCCAGTTTAGGGCATCTGCATCAAGAATGAGGGGGATTTCCCGTGGTACAAGATCGGGCAAAATATTGTTTGCGCCAGTAAGGGTTAATCCACAACCGCAGGCGATCGCCTGATATTTTGAAAAATCTAATGTGGGTAGCCTTGTTATCACTCCCTCGTGACTTTCTGGACAGTCGATCACCAAGGCCTCGGGCAGTTGTGCCACCACCACATTTTTTAAGGATTCTGGCACAGCGATAGTGACCATGCCCATGCCTGCAGCCCTTGCCCCAAGAGCTGCCAAAATAACGCTGCCTGCATATTGTGCTGACCCGCCAATGAGCAATAAATGTCCCTGTTGATATTTATAAGTCAGCGGCGATCGCGCTAAAGGTAAAAAAGACTGGGCGATCGCCGTTGTCATACGTTGAAGATTGATATCAAGAGGGAGAACATCCTGCAAAATTTGGGGCGGCATACCAAAATCTAACCGCGTGGCCTCACCGATGTAGGGGATCGCTTCATCTTGGGTGTATAGCCTTTTCCAGAGACCGAGACATAAACTTTCCGTTGCCTGCACAGCAGTGCCTAAAACTTTGCCCGTATCAGTGTGTAATCCCGATGGCAAATCGATGCTAATTACAACTTTTTCTGCTTCATTCAGTTGTTCTATTAATAATGCTAAATTTTCAGTGATTTCCCGCTCTAGCCCAAACCCAAATAGACCATCAATAATCACATCACAATCTAGAAACTTTTCAAAGTTTGGTGTACAAAATATCTTTAAAAAATGGGCATAATCAAAATGTTTTTTTGTTAATGGCTTGAGCTTAGCTAGGGGACGATATAGCAATACCTCATAACCAGCAAAATATAGCTCCCTCGCCACCACTAAAGCATCACCGCCATTATGGCCAGGGCCGACCAGCACGCCGATTGTCGGATATTGGGCGCGCGGATATTGACTTTGAATGTAGTGAAAAATCAAGGTTGCCGCTTTTTCCATGAGGGCAGCGACAGGCATTCCCTGCTCAAAGATTGCTGCTTCAATTTGTCGCATTTCTTCGGCAGAAACGATGATGTTGTCGGTGTCAAACATAGAGATTTATAGAGAGTTTAATAATCAATTTTGCTAGACTTTGTTTCGGTGATACCATGGCTTTTTCCTAATACCCAATGGCGACGAAAAAAGCGATAGAGGGATGTTTCTTCGAGGGATAAATAAATGGGGCGACCGTGGGGGCAAGTGTGGGGATTTTTGGTTTGTTGCCAGTGGTTAATAATGTCTGCCATCACCTCTTGACGTAAAGGGGTGCCATTTTTGACTGCGGTGCGACAGGCGATCACCGCTTGTGCTGTGCCCAGATCTCCCCCATCTGCCAATTCGAAAAGAGCCGCTTCAAGATCTGGGTATGTCTGTAATGCTGCGGGAATGGTCGTTACTTTCCAGAGATTTTCGCCGAAGGGCTCAAGGGTTAAACCCAAATTTTCAGTGAGCTGTTCCAATTGTTTTGCCGAAAGATCACCGAGAATGACAGGACTTGAACTGGGGATAATTTGCCATTTTTCCTGAATTTGCTCAAATATAACCCGCTCATGGGCAATATGCTGTTCCACAAGCCATATGCCTGCTTTATGCTCCACCAGAATATAGGTATTACGGGACTGCCCAATAATTTTTAGATCGATGTTTGTCGTAGTTATTTGGACTGCTTTTTTTGGGGTCACAGTATATTCGGCTTTGGGTTCAGCCGCGATCATCAGATCTAAAACTCGCTGGTTTTCTAGTTTCGGTAAATTTGCTTTGCTGAGGCGCAATGTGCGGGCGATCGCCTCCTTGATAACGTCCTGCCAGCGGGCTTGATGTTGCAGATAAATTTCGCTTTTAGCTGGGTGACGATTCCAATCAATCTGTTCGGGTGGTAGGTGCAAATGGGCAAAACAAACGGGGTGGCGATCGCGGGGTAGAGTCCGGTAGAAAGCTTTAATAATCGAGTGTTCAAGGAGCGGAAATTTAACGATGCGGCCATTGACCGCAAGCTTTAGCCAATCCGGTTGGTGACGATGGCAGCGATCTGGCAAACCGACGACCAATTCCAAGGCACAATGTTCTTCTAGTAAAGGCAGCTCAGCATGGGTAAACCGACGATAAACCAGATCCTGTGGGGCAAGGGATTTTAACAGTTGCGGCAAAATATCGAGAGCCGTTTCCCCCGCCGCAATCTGAAACCATGAGCCCTTAGGCTGGTTCACTTGCCAGGTGAGCTTGGGGTAGCACAGAGCCAAATGAAAAATAATCTGCTGAATTGTTTTGAGCTGTTGCTGGAGCGAGGGTAATGCATTACGACGTACTGGAAAATTTGCGAACAAATGCTCCACTGTGACGATGCTGCCCACCGACATGGGGTGTAAACTCGCCGTTGAAATTTTGTCTTGATGGGCGTTCAACAGATAACCTGTATCACCCGCTGTACAACTAGCAATACTGAGATGCGCCACCTGGGCAATGCTATAAAGTGCTTCTCCCCGAAATCCGAGACTTGAAATGTGGGCAAGGTCATGGCGATCGCCGATTTTGCTAGTGCTATGGGGTGTGGCACAAAGTTCAAGATCTTCGAGATCCATGCCGTGCCCATTATCCGCTACCCGAATTTTCCACAGGCTAGGATTAATATCGATGTGAATTCTTGTGGCACCCGCATCAATGGCATTTTCCGCCAACTCCCGCACCACCGCCCCGAGGGAATCAATCACTTCCCCAGCGGCAATCAGCTGCACAACGTCATTTGGTAGCGGTTTAATCTTGGCCATCCAACCAGTCTACCGAATTACCATGTCCATAATTAATTGCATCGCCAGCAAGGTAATGTACTAGGCGATCGCCGCGTTAGCCGCACTATGGTCAAAGCCATCAAGGGTAAGACCTCTGCTAGACTTTCAAACCTTTTCCTGTCAGGGTTTAATCTGTTAAACCCCTGCTAATCTTGCCGACTACGACTATAGTTACCCAGTTCTTTATCTCGCAGAATTTGACCCATTTTTTGGTATTCGCGCTTGAGGGCAAAAATAATCGCTGCCATGGTAATTTCGGTGTGGGTATCGGCGGCGTGGAAAGCGGCGGTGAGGGCAATATTTTTAATGTTTGCCCCCGTTAGATCAAATTGTTTAGCGAGAAATTGCCAATCGATATCGGGGGACACAGGAGCTATTGTGGGGAAGGTTTGTTGCCAAATTTTGAGGCGATCGCCGACATCTGGTTTCGGAAATTCGACAATAAACCTTAGACGACGTTCGAAGGCCGTATCCATATTACTGCGCAGGTTTGTGGTGAGAATGGTGATCCCTTCGTATTCTTCCATTTGTTGCAAAAGAAAGCCGACTTCAATATTGGCATAGCGATCGTGGGCATCTTGGATTTCTGAGCGTTTACCGAATAGGGCATCGGCTTCATCGAAGAGCAAAATAGCATTTGTATCGGCTGCTGCGGTAAAAATTTTGCGGAGATTTTTTTCAGTTTCGCCAATATATTTGCTAATGATTTGGGAAAGATCAATTTTATAAAGGTCGAGCTGGAGATGGTTGGCGATCGCCTCAGCTGTCATGGTTTTCCCTGTGCCCGGTGCGCCCGCGAATAAAATATTTAACCCCTTACCAAGGGATAATTTTTCAGAAAAGCCCCACTGTTCATGGACAAGATCACGATATTCGGCTTCTTGGCAAATCCCCTGTAACTGGGTCAAAATTGGCGATGGCAGGACGATGTCTGCCCAGGTGTATTGGGGCTCGATTTTTTTGGCTAGGGTGATCAGACTATGGCCTGATTGCAGGCGGGCGGCGGCACATAGCTCTTGGAAGGGATCAATATTTGTTGCGGTAAAGTCGTGCCATTGCAGTTTTTTCTGGGCGATCGCCACCGCATTGGAAATTTGGTTTGGAGTGAGACCATAGCGATCACTGAGTTGAGCCAATTGAATCGTTGGGATGCTGATCTCCGCCGCGGTTAGAGCCTGCCGCCAATATTGTTGTCGCTGTTCATTACTGGGCGGTTCCACGGGAAAGGAGATCACCCCTAACGTTTCTCTCATGCTCGGTTGCCAAGGATGTTGCCCCGAAAATATGACAATGCCTTGGTGGCGGGCGATCGCCCCTTGCAGTTGCCTATTTACCCGTTGATAATCGTCTCGCCACAACAGATCAATCCCCTCAAAATACACCAGCGCATTTTGGAACCAAGCCTCACGAAAAATAAATGGCACTAGCCCACAGCCGTGATCCTGAAGGGTCAGCAATGCCGAAATCTGTACTTCTAGCAACCCCATATCTAGTGCTGATGCTATTTCTAAGGCTGTATCAAAATAAGTTTCTGGACGCTTCCCTTGTAAATAAAGCCGCAGGGGTAGATTTTGATCACAATGCGCCGAAATAAACAGCGGTAAATTGCGCTGTAAAGGCGTACAAAGAGATGTCTGTAACGTCTTCCCCCGGGGCGTATGGAGCTCACAGAGATTCTTTAAACGCTGATCTAAGCCTGACTGCTGAAATAACAGACGCATGAGTTGTTCATCTAAAACCAGAAAATGGCTAATAAGGCTCGGTTTAATGGAGTTGGGAGGCGGTACTAACTGAATAATATGCTGGGCAATTAATGGCGCATCGTCAGAAAAATGATGCCTCCGTTGCAGGCGATCGCCCCCATCACCACCGAGCATTTTCAGGGCAAAGTCTACCGTCGGATATGTGCAGACTGGGTCTGCCTGTAAATAGGCGTAGGTTGCCCCATAACGCAAATCAAGCTCTGGAGCGAGGGCTAAAGCAATAACATCCAGCTCAAATTCGTTGAGCTGAAACGCTTGGGCAAAACTGAGCACAGCAGGGTGAGCATAGACCGTCGGCGGTTGATCAGTCGCGGCAAAATCAAATGGCAGGGGAGGAACAGTCTCAGTCAAATTTTCGGCATGTTGCAACGCTTGCCCCATAAAAAAATCAACCCGCCGTACAAAAGCAGACAGGGGTTGAAATTCGTCAAAATCTAACTCGAAAGTTGTCGTCATGCCCTAGGGACAATAGAGAGTTTCGGCAGTGTCGCGTCCGGTGGTGGGATTTGTGCCTGTGGCGAGTTCGCAGAGTTTTTCGTTTTCGTTTTTCAGGATTAACGCATCGGTAAAGTCCGCCCCATCGATCACGGTACTTGGCGTAATTTTTACGCTGGCTAGATAAGCGCCCTCAAGATTAGCATTCGTAAAATTTGTATGGCCAATACGGGCAGAATCCAGCACTGCGCCCCGCATATCTGCCCCTTCAAAATTTACAAATTCGAGATTGGCAGAGAAAAACCGCACACCCCGCAAATCGGAATAGCTAAAGTCACTGCCCCGTAAACTCGCAAGATCATAGCTATTGCCCTTGAGGTCTTGGTGGGAAAAATCTTCTTGGATAAAGGTGCGTTTGTTGTAGTCCACGGCTAACGCATCGGCGTGAAACGTCGTCACCATACCGCCAATTATGAGTAAAGATAAACAGGCGATCGCCATTTTTCCCAAAATATTTGTGATAACCCGCTTCATCACGACATTTAATCCTCAAGTTTATGTATGTAAGTATTTTATACTCATCGTCCTCAGGCTTTGCGCAGAATTGTATAAATCTCAATCGTTAAACCAATGGCTGCCGCCCATGCCGAAAGCGCGATCATGGCGAACCTCTGAGGCTAGGTGCAAGAGGGCATTGCGCCCGACTACTGTTTCAAAAACAGTCGAAAATACAACATCCAAATCTAAGGTATTGCACAGTTCCTTTAAGCGATGGGGAAAGCCAGCGATCGCCGCCTTAATCACAAAAACACCACGCCAACCTTGCTCATAACAAGCCACCAAATTTTCGAGATTTGTCACAGATTCGTCTAGGGCAATGGTTGTTTGAAAATTATTTTGTAACCAGAGTAGCTGGGTGAAGTTTTCTGGCGAAAGTGGCTGTTCTAAAAATTCCAGTTGGGGTTGGCGATCGCCCCATTCACCCCACCGTTTTGCCAGCTCCAACGATAAACCACCATTGGCATCCAGTCGCAGTTTGCCATCAGGTGGTAGGATTGCCAAAATTTGCTCACAGCACTCAAGTTCATCGGTGAAATTATGAACCGCAATTTTTAGCTTAAAGGTGCGAAAACCTTGTTTAATGAAAGTTAAAACTTGACTCTGCATCTCCACCTGCGGCGTGAGCAGTTGACAGCATTTTTCCGGATTTAAAATACTTGATAAAAGTTCAGGATTGACGGGCCATGTTGCTGTTTCAAAACCAAACTGACAGGCAGGCAAATGATTCGGTATTTGCTGGATCTTTCGAGAAGAAAGATGTCCAGAAATATCAGAACAAAAGGCGATCGCCTCCGCCAGCGTTTCTGTGCCAAACCAAGGCAGCGGCGCAATCTCGCCCCGGGTGGTATTGCCCAATGCATCAGTTAAAGAAACAATAAGACCCTCCCGCACTGACCATAAACCATGATGGGTTTTGAGAGGTGTACGAAAAGGGCGACGATAAACTTCAAAATTAAGTCGATACTGTATTTCCATTCTTCCCCAGCGGTCTTAAAACAGACAAATAATTTAAGTCCCCCTTGGAAAGGGGAATTTAGGAGGAACAACATTTTTGACATGAATTAAAAGAGCCAACCGAACAGATTTAAGTAGTAGAAGATTTGAATTTAATATCCCCTAAAAATGATAGAGGACGGCTCATATTTTCAGCGAAACCAAGGATACCGCGATCACGATGTTCGTAAAGCAGTTCGCCATCCGTATCAAATAAAAATGTGCCGCCCCGTTGGGTCATATAGCTGGCATCGGGGACATAGGTTGACCAGTTGCCCAACACTTCCCCCATATTTCGTAACCGCAATGTTGCGAGCTCCAACGGACGTTGAAATCCCTTGCCACCAGCCGTTTCAAAAAATTTACCCTTTAGCTCTGGTAAAGGTGGCGCTTTGATTGTTTCTTCATCACCAAAAAGTTGGGGGGCATTTTTATCGCCAGTGTAGCCACGCAACACTTCCTTTAATGTGCCGGGACTCGCGATACCTGCGCACATGAGCATGAGATTTACCCACGCCTGTTGCCCTGCTTTCAATCCCGGAAAATTCCATTGCAAACCAGAATAAAGCCCTAATTTTTGATGTAATGTAGCTGTTGGATCAATAAATAATTTTTCTGGATTGAACCCCGTATAGTCGCAAAATTTTTGTCCAGCAGCGCGATCGCCAATCCCCACAGCCACAACATTCAAATCAGCAACCAATGCGCGATCTTTTTGGAGCCACCAAGCATATTCGAGACTGTCAAAATCTCCCAGTTGCGATAGGATCAATATTAATAATGGGTGTCGTAACGGGATATTTGCAGGGACAAGGTTTGTGACGCAACCATCGGCTACTCCCATAAGCATTGTCTTTTGCAAAAGATTTAGAGTATTCACTATTTCAGATCACGGTAGTACTGATTAAACCTTTACATAATCTACATAGAAAACGGTAGGCGATCGCCCTAAAGTTAGGCCACGCGTTGACAAATTCATGAGTCAAGTTCCTTCTGTTATTGCTTTCCTGTCCACAGAACAGGAGTCCTACGAGCGGATGCAAGCATTACTCAGCCAAAGTCATCATCGACAATTTCAGGTGGAATGGCTGGCCATAGATCAAGTGGACTCGAGCGACGAGTTGATGAAATACGATGT contains:
- a CDS encoding sulfotransferase family 2 domain-containing protein, producing the protein MFISKKLVFTELHKTGCSHIGKILGALLEGIQKGKHNRPPENILEGDYYFLGSVRNPWDWYVSLWSYGCGQAGSMYLATVVGNKTPRRFTGRGWKINPLAASKSYVKDLFKDHERWQRCYAEQTPENFQEWLRVINDEEFWGDFGEDYDQYPANQSIGLLTYRYLRLFCRSDFRNLKDFSEICQFAKDNCYIDYFIKNESLEADLAIALQNCGLFTDELSLVEKLKSFGRTNTSPRKKDYLYYYDQNSINLITQREKLIIEKFNYQPPKINVSHDKIN
- a CDS encoding DUF2358 domain-containing protein; amino-acid sequence: MDILEILQQDYQRFPKHQSFEIYARNVFFKDPLNEFRGVHRYKKMIGFLGRWFRNVDLDLHQIHRNGTTIRTDWTLKMTCPLPWQPRLSISGYSLLEVNERDLIISHIDYWYDAPLKVLGQVFRFR
- a CDS encoding bifunctional ADP-dependent NAD(P)H-hydrate dehydratase/NAD(P)H-hydrate epimerase; amino-acid sequence: MFDTDNIIVSAEEMRQIEAAIFEQGMPVAALMEKAATLIFHYIQSQYPRAQYPTIGVLVGPGHNGGDALVVARELYFAGYEVLLYRPLAKLKPLTKKHFDYAHFLKIFCTPNFEKFLDCDVIIDGLFGFGLEREITENLALLIEQLNEAEKVVISIDLPSGLHTDTGKVLGTAVQATESLCLGLWKRLYTQDEAIPYIGEATRLDFGMPPQILQDVLPLDINLQRMTTAIAQSFLPLARSPLTYKYQQGHLLLIGGSAQYAGSVILAALGARAAGMGMVTIAVPESLKNVVVAQLPEALVIDCPESHEGVITRLPTLDFSKYQAIACGCGLTLTGANNILPDLVPREIPLILDADALNWLAEDDLELIQHRHAPTILTPHLGEFRRLFADQIPIGGDRLNMTQKAAKLSQAITLLKGANTIISRPNGQTYCVTESTPALARGGSGDVLLGLIGGLLAQMPDTPLEITATAAWWHAQAGILAAKEQTLAGVDGVTLATYLTKFLAAMVANS
- the mutL gene encoding DNA mismatch repair endonuclease MutL, with protein sequence MAKIKPLPNDVVQLIAAGEVIDSLGAVVRELAENAIDAGATRIHIDINPSLWKIRVADNGHGMDLEDLELCATPHSTSKIGDRHDLAHISSLGFRGEALYSIAQVAHLSIASCTAGDTGYLLNAHQDKISTASLHPMSVGSIVTVEHLFANFPVRRNALPSLQQQLKTIQQIIFHLALCYPKLTWQVNQPKGSWFQIAAGETALDILPQLLKSLAPQDLVYRRFTHAELPLLEEHCALELVVGLPDRCHRHQPDWLKLAVNGRIVKFPLLEHSIIKAFYRTLPRDRHPVCFAHLHLPPEQIDWNRHPAKSEIYLQHQARWQDVIKEAIARTLRLSKANLPKLENQRVLDLMIAAEPKAEYTVTPKKAVQITTTNIDLKIIGQSRNTYILVEHKAGIWLVEQHIAHERVIFEQIQEKWQIIPSSSPVILGDLSAKQLEQLTENLGLTLEPFGENLWKVTTIPAALQTYPDLEAALFELADGGDLGTAQAVIACRTAVKNGTPLRQEVMADIINHWQQTKNPHTCPHGRPIYLSLEETSLYRFFRRHWVLGKSHGITETKSSKIDY
- a CDS encoding ATP-binding protein, giving the protein MTTTFELDFDEFQPLSAFVRRVDFFMGQALQHAENLTETVPPLPFDFAATDQPPTVYAHPAVLSFAQAFQLNEFELDVIALALAPELDLRYGATYAYLQADPVCTYPTVDFALKMLGGDGGDRLQRRHHFSDDAPLIAQHIIQLVPPPNSIKPSLISHFLVLDEQLMRLLFQQSGLDQRLKNLCELHTPRGKTLQTSLCTPLQRNLPLFISAHCDQNLPLRLYLQGKRPETYFDTALEIASALDMGLLEVQISALLTLQDHGCGLVPFIFREAWFQNALVYFEGIDLLWRDDYQRVNRQLQGAIARHQGIVIFSGQHPWQPSMRETLGVISFPVEPPSNEQRQQYWRQALTAAEISIPTIQLAQLSDRYGLTPNQISNAVAIAQKKLQWHDFTATNIDPFQELCAAARLQSGHSLITLAKKIEPQYTWADIVLPSPILTQLQGICQEAEYRDLVHEQWGFSEKLSLGKGLNILFAGAPGTGKTMTAEAIANHLQLDLYKIDLSQIISKYIGETEKNLRKIFTAAADTNAILLFDEADALFGKRSEIQDAHDRYANIEVGFLLQQMEEYEGITILTTNLRSNMDTAFERRLRFIVEFPKPDVGDRLKIWQQTFPTIAPVSPDIDWQFLAKQFDLTGANIKNIALTAAFHAADTHTEITMAAIIFALKREYQKMGQILRDKELGNYSRSRQD
- a CDS encoding pentapeptide repeat-containing protein, with the translated sequence MKRVITNILGKMAIACLSLLIIGGMVTTFHADALAVDYNKRTFIQEDFSHQDLKGNSYDLASLRGSDFSYSDLRGVRFFSANLEFVNFEGADMRGAVLDSARIGHTNFTNANLEGAYLASVKITPSTVIDGADFTDALILKNENEKLCELATGTNPTTGRDTAETLYCP
- a CDS encoding o-succinylbenzoate synthase, which codes for MEIQYRLNFEVYRRPFRTPLKTHHGLWSVREGLIVSLTDALGNTTRGEIAPLPWFGTETLAEAIAFCSDISGHLSSRKIQQIPNHLPACQFGFETATWPVNPELLSSILNPEKCCQLLTPQVEMQSQVLTFIKQGFRTFKLKIAVHNFTDELECCEQILAILPPDGKLRLDANGGLSLELAKRWGEWGDRQPQLEFLEQPLSPENFTQLLWLQNNFQTTIALDESVTNLENLVACYEQGWRGVFVIKAAIAGFPHRLKELCNTLDLDVVFSTVFETVVGRNALLHLASEVRHDRAFGMGGSHWFND
- a CDS encoding peroxiredoxin-like family protein — encoded protein: MGVADGCVTNLVPANIPLRHPLLILILSQLGDFDSLEYAWWLQKDRALVADLNVVAVGIGDRAAGQKFCDYTGFNPEKLFIDPTATLHQKLGLYSGLQWNFPGLKAGQQAWVNLMLMCAGIASPGTLKEVLRGYTGDKNAPQLFGDEETIKAPPLPELKGKFFETAGGKGFQRPLELATLRLRNMGEVLGNWSTYVPDASYMTQRGGTFLFDTDGELLYEHRDRGILGFAENMSRPLSFLGDIKFKSSTT